In one window of Tumebacillus algifaecis DNA:
- a CDS encoding Cof-type HAD-IIB family hydrolase: MKNTSRKLIALDLDGTLLTKQKVISPRTKRVLEEAKGMGHHVVIATGRPPRASLAYYHELELSTPMVNFNGALVHHATDLNWGHHHFPLERETALDVLTVCERYGIDNVMAEIKDDYYLKQHDDKFMRILADGRAPLGVGLIHDLLQDHPTSLLIQAQEQAVKELRAHLHEHHAHVIEHRYWGTPWNVIEVMRAGVNKATGLALIAESLGVAREQVIAFGDEDNDFEMIKYAGTGVAMGNANPELKALADVICDTNDNEGIALMLEKLL; this comes from the coding sequence ATGAAGAACACGTCACGGAAACTGATTGCCCTCGATTTGGACGGCACATTGTTAACGAAGCAAAAGGTGATCTCACCGCGCACCAAGCGGGTTCTCGAAGAAGCGAAAGGCATGGGCCATCATGTGGTGATCGCGACGGGACGACCACCGCGAGCGAGTCTCGCCTACTATCATGAGTTGGAGCTTAGCACCCCGATGGTCAACTTTAACGGTGCGTTGGTACACCATGCCACCGATCTGAACTGGGGACATCACCATTTCCCTTTGGAACGGGAAACGGCGCTCGATGTGCTCACCGTCTGTGAACGATATGGCATCGACAATGTGATGGCTGAAATCAAAGACGACTACTATTTGAAACAGCACGATGACAAATTTATGCGCATTCTGGCGGACGGTCGTGCGCCGCTTGGGGTGGGGCTGATTCACGATCTGTTGCAGGATCACCCGACTTCGCTGTTGATCCAAGCGCAGGAGCAAGCTGTCAAGGAGCTGCGAGCTCATCTGCACGAGCACCATGCGCACGTGATCGAGCACCGCTACTGGGGTACGCCGTGGAATGTGATCGAAGTGATGAGAGCGGGCGTGAACAAAGCGACCGGACTTGCGCTGATTGCGGAGAGCCTTGGTGTAGCGCGGGAGCAGGTGATCGCGTTCGGTGATGAGGACAACGATTTTGAGATGATCAAATATGCGGGGACAGGTGTTGCGATGGGCAATGCCAACCCGGAACTCAAAGCGCTGGCCGATGTGATCTGCGACACGAACGACAATGAAGGCATCGCGTTGATGTTGGAGAAGCTCCTCTAA
- a CDS encoding RsfA family transcriptional regulator, which translates to METVERWTTRSDAWTPEDDLKLAEIVLRHIREGSTQLNAFVESANLLGRTPAACGYRWNGVVRKTYEDKIKEAKLAKKERLSIRQQAKQRRVYGPDLEDPSIDGIIRALKNHERDFFNLQEKARKLEERVEELQGQVGSLTEENDQLRNGEKPLSRVANDLLGEDSKALLEIMDRAKKILELEQQGYKPRFKLDDQGNLERVSD; encoded by the coding sequence ATGGAAACTGTAGAACGTTGGACCACACGTTCCGACGCATGGACACCCGAGGACGATCTTAAACTCGCCGAGATCGTTCTGCGTCATATACGAGAAGGCAGCACGCAGCTCAACGCGTTCGTAGAATCGGCCAACCTGCTCGGACGTACGCCGGCCGCATGCGGATATCGATGGAACGGTGTCGTTCGCAAAACGTATGAGGACAAAATCAAAGAGGCGAAACTGGCAAAAAAAGAACGGCTCTCCATCCGCCAGCAAGCCAAACAGCGACGCGTATATGGCCCTGACCTTGAAGATCCCTCGATCGACGGCATCATCCGTGCGCTGAAAAATCATGAGCGCGATTTTTTTAATCTGCAGGAAAAAGCGCGCAAACTCGAAGAGCGCGTCGAGGAACTGCAAGGACAAGTCGGCAGTTTGACCGAAGAGAACGACCAGTTGCGCAACGGTGAAAAACCGCTGTCCCGCGTGGCGAACGATCTGCTCGGCGAAGATTCGAAAGCACTGCTTGAGATCATGGATCGTGCCAAAAAGATTTTGGAACTCGAACAGCAAGGATACAAGCCGCGTTTTAAACTGGACGACCAAGGAAATCTTGAACGGGTGAGTGACTGA
- a CDS encoding ferritin-like domain-containing protein yields MYYSYYWPVKYAAQKEQRVKSAPPFQDQHRFLQMTLQAIYNEREAQLFYRALEDRAITPFQKRQIRHAHDDEVKHERKLTNLYKILTGHPPHVRNPSPPEIPDFQVAVRKAFEDELEAAEMYRTMYLMTHLQWVRDLLMELMTDEFEHANRFAFIRAEL; encoded by the coding sequence ATGTATTACAGCTACTACTGGCCTGTTAAATATGCCGCTCAAAAGGAGCAGCGTGTGAAGAGCGCGCCTCCGTTTCAAGATCAGCATCGCTTTTTGCAAATGACCCTGCAAGCGATCTATAACGAGCGCGAGGCACAATTGTTCTATCGAGCCTTAGAGGATCGGGCCATCACGCCGTTCCAAAAACGGCAGATTCGCCACGCTCATGATGATGAGGTCAAGCATGAACGTAAATTGACCAATTTGTACAAAATTTTGACCGGTCATCCCCCGCACGTGCGCAATCCTAGCCCGCCGGAGATCCCCGACTTTCAAGTGGCAGTCCGCAAAGCGTTCGAAGATGAATTGGAAGCGGCCGAAATGTATCGCACCATGTACCTGATGACCCACTTGCAGTGGGTGCGCGATCTCTTGATGGAACTGATGACCGATGAGTTCGAGCATGCCAACCGCTTTGCTTTTATTCGAGCTGAGTTGTAG
- a CDS encoding helix-turn-helix domain-containing protein, whose translation MVQATLRSLILRAKAGDQDALAEVIIRFRPLIQKYARQAPTSDAKDIEQELTLRLIKLVRSYREELPYGLIDLIEQELQKPNS comes from the coding sequence ATGGTACAAGCAACGCTGCGCTCCCTCATCTTGCGAGCCAAAGCGGGCGATCAAGACGCGCTTGCCGAAGTGATCATCAGATTTCGGCCACTGATTCAAAAGTATGCCCGTCAGGCCCCGACCTCAGATGCGAAAGACATCGAGCAAGAACTTACCCTGCGTCTGATCAAGCTCGTTCGCTCGTATCGAGAGGAGCTACCGTATGGATTGATCGACCTCATCGAGCAAGAACTTCAAAAGCCAAATTCATAA
- a CDS encoding ECF transporter S component: MKRKLLSVLLILVTVGLAWLAYALWPSEDLNWAVTSFVFLLLALGLFYLRFERAKVSSKEMALIASLAALAVVGRIIFAPFPNFKPTSYLILLAGYVFGPRAGFMVGATVAVISNMFFGQGPWTPWQMMAWGLIGATAGLYGRWRGEKVHPLELAVFGAVWGFLFGWFMNTWVWLTTFYPLNLTTFLAANAASVWFDVSHATANVLFALLLTRSFLPILYRFRKKLTTTSLEVQTDVETKN, encoded by the coding sequence ATGAAGCGCAAACTGCTCTCTGTTCTCCTGATCTTGGTCACGGTGGGGCTTGCTTGGCTGGCTTATGCGCTGTGGCCGAGCGAAGATTTAAATTGGGCCGTGACTTCGTTCGTGTTCTTGCTGCTCGCGCTCGGCTTGTTCTACCTGCGTTTTGAGCGGGCCAAAGTGTCCTCCAAAGAGATGGCCTTGATCGCTTCCTTAGCGGCGCTGGCTGTGGTGGGGCGCATCATCTTCGCACCGTTTCCCAATTTCAAACCGACCAGCTATCTGATCTTGCTCGCAGGCTACGTCTTTGGCCCACGCGCCGGATTTATGGTCGGTGCGACGGTGGCGGTCATCTCCAATATGTTTTTCGGGCAAGGCCCGTGGACTCCGTGGCAGATGATGGCTTGGGGGCTGATTGGTGCCACAGCCGGGCTTTATGGCAGGTGGCGTGGGGAGAAGGTACATCCGCTCGAACTCGCCGTTTTTGGAGCTGTCTGGGGCTTTCTGTTTGGCTGGTTCATGAATACGTGGGTCTGGCTGACCACCTTCTATCCGCTCAACCTGACAACCTTTCTGGCCGCCAATGCGGCAAGCGTTTGGTTCGATGTGTCCCACGCAACGGCGAACGTGCTGTTTGCGCTGTTGCTGACCCGCTCCTTTTTACCGATTCTCTATCGTTTCCGAAAAAAACTGACCACGACTTCGTTGGAGGTGCAGACCGATGTTGAAACAAAAAACTAA
- a CDS encoding RNA polymerase sigma factor — translation MTQFAQLPVGSLVRNPLLRCFLEEPENQRLFCEGKREELERRFADYYFEMRFLSFVRKHIHFEAQHLLRKVRRKQIQEPLSLNQKVGDAEGTGRETLDLIVDTTVSVEEKVIAQTSALDDLTPHEGLHRALQTLPHKQQLILQLLFVEGLTEQEAAEILGISQQAINKNKRKALAMIRGQLEVKRGAGNNNLRESG, via the coding sequence ATGACTCAGTTTGCACAGTTGCCCGTCGGGTCTTTGGTCCGTAACCCGTTGCTAAGGTGCTTTTTGGAGGAGCCGGAGAACCAGCGCTTATTTTGTGAGGGGAAGCGTGAAGAGTTGGAGCGCCGCTTTGCCGATTACTACTTTGAAATGCGCTTTCTCAGCTTTGTCCGCAAACACATTCACTTTGAGGCGCAACATCTGTTACGGAAGGTGAGAAGGAAGCAAATACAGGAGCCGTTGTCGTTGAATCAAAAGGTTGGCGATGCGGAGGGGACAGGCCGTGAGACGCTCGACCTGATTGTGGATACGACTGTGTCGGTAGAGGAAAAGGTGATCGCCCAAACGAGTGCGCTCGACGATTTGACACCGCACGAAGGGTTGCATCGGGCTCTGCAAACGTTGCCGCACAAACAACAGCTCATTTTGCAACTGCTGTTCGTCGAAGGTCTGACCGAGCAGGAGGCGGCAGAGATCTTGGGGATCTCGCAGCAGGCGATCAACAAAAACAAGCGCAAGGCGCTGGCGATGATCAGAGGCCAGCTTGAGGTGAAGCGTGGCGCTGGTAACAACAATCTAAGGGAAAGCGGGTGA
- a CDS encoding S-layer homology domain-containing protein, with protein sequence MLKQKTKTLFLTALALAITATPLQAAGPSTPAEYRDSAISYLHSYLSKGESPFRYVMDWPALTLYAAGESPTSAKWTTAAGQNGVTWREADLKKNLNITDATTDFESTMLGALAAGKNPRAYGRRDLVQAVLSAQQTNGKFADTIYGVGDELLNAHIYGIISLYAAGVEIPNKQKATDYLLSKQHRDGGFNWANGMDRSNPDVTAMALIAMNALGLAQQHPNVQQALTYLKQNQSEQGGFKSEGVENPDSSAIVTEALLMYKIDPISWKKGSGDVISNMLNYRNADGGFAYSKGGPSSVLATQNVALALSDSIKGESVYRQLHEQYAGKSSTWQPVFPDLPFSHPYYKENIQMVNLGVVVGHPNGTYGPNDNVSREQFATIMVNGLHLQDQLGTKITKFRDVTADRWSNPYIQVAFKNKFIIGTSDTTFDPSGNVTGAQVMAILVRMLGLESEALSRPNQKNWYDGHIQVAAEQGLWYPGFDPKKNASRAELSYSFIRYYEAQAKKGASN encoded by the coding sequence ATGTTGAAACAAAAAACTAAAACGCTGTTCTTGACCGCATTGGCGCTGGCGATCACCGCAACGCCGCTGCAAGCGGCAGGCCCGTCAACTCCGGCCGAATACCGGGATAGCGCGATCTCCTACCTGCATAGTTACTTATCGAAAGGCGAATCCCCGTTCCGCTACGTCATGGATTGGCCTGCGCTCACCTTGTATGCGGCAGGGGAATCACCGACGAGTGCCAAGTGGACGACAGCCGCTGGACAAAACGGTGTGACGTGGCGCGAAGCAGACCTCAAGAAAAACTTGAACATTACCGATGCGACCACCGACTTTGAGAGCACGATGCTCGGCGCCCTCGCAGCAGGCAAAAATCCGCGCGCCTATGGACGCCGCGACCTCGTACAGGCGGTGCTTTCCGCTCAGCAGACGAACGGAAAATTTGCCGACACGATCTATGGGGTTGGCGATGAGCTGCTCAATGCACACATCTACGGGATCATCTCGCTGTACGCAGCAGGCGTTGAGATTCCGAACAAACAAAAAGCCACCGACTACCTGCTGTCCAAACAGCATCGTGACGGTGGATTCAACTGGGCCAACGGGATGGATCGCTCCAACCCGGATGTAACGGCGATGGCCCTGATCGCGATGAATGCGCTCGGCCTTGCGCAACAGCACCCAAATGTGCAGCAAGCGCTGACCTATCTCAAACAAAACCAGAGCGAGCAAGGCGGCTTTAAAAGTGAAGGCGTCGAGAATCCGGACAGTTCGGCCATCGTCACAGAGGCCTTGCTGATGTATAAGATCGACCCGATTTCCTGGAAAAAAGGCAGTGGGGACGTGATCTCCAACATGCTCAACTACCGGAATGCGGACGGTGGTTTTGCCTATAGCAAAGGGGGACCTTCCAGCGTCCTCGCCACCCAAAACGTCGCGCTCGCGCTCTCCGACTCGATCAAAGGCGAATCGGTCTACAGGCAGTTACACGAGCAGTACGCAGGGAAATCGAGCACATGGCAGCCGGTGTTCCCCGACTTGCCGTTCTCTCATCCCTATTACAAAGAGAACATCCAGATGGTCAATCTCGGTGTGGTCGTCGGCCACCCGAACGGCACCTACGGCCCGAACGACAACGTGTCCCGCGAGCAGTTTGCGACGATCATGGTCAACGGTTTGCACCTGCAAGATCAGCTGGGCACGAAGATTACGAAATTCCGCGATGTCACAGCGGATCGCTGGTCCAATCCGTACATCCAAGTCGCTTTCAAAAACAAGTTTATCATCGGTACGTCCGACACTACGTTTGACCCGAGCGGCAACGTGACCGGGGCACAGGTCATGGCCATTTTGGTACGGATGTTGGGGTTGGAGAGCGAAGCGTTGTCTCGTCCCAACCAGAAGAACTGGTATGATGGTCACATTCAAGTGGCAGCGGAGCAGGGACTGTGGTATCCGGGATTTGACCCGAAAAAGAACGCGTCTCGCGCGGAACTGAGCTATTCCTTCATTCGCTATTACGAAGCACAAGCTAAAAAGGGAGCGTCCAACTAG